GAATGGTCATCCTGAAGTCCTGACTTCAAGCCTATTGAACAGTTGGGGGATCAGCTGAAGGGTGATGTTTAGGCCAGAGAACCAAAACAACCACATTGGGTGACTTGTAACAAATGCTGGTTGAAGAATGGGATGCCATCCCACAACAGTGTGTGACCACACGGGTGACCAGAAGAGATCAAATTTAGACAACTCTGAGTAGTCTGTTCACACATTTACCTCTAGCATGCACCGGATAACCAATAGACCAAATTGCTATTAGTTCTTGTCTTCAGCACAACACCAGCCTAAAGGAAATAGGAGAAATTTCTCTAAATGAATGTGGCCAGGCAAgctgatacttttttttttttttgcttttccagCCACCTGTTTATTTCAAAGAGTGCTTAGGTCTCTCTGCTGAaattcaaaaatgcttttttaaaaacattcacaatACTATTTAGACTGTTTTTGTTCCTTACTGACAACCCAACAAACAACtacagcaaaaggtttaaagattTGAATCATAGATTGCTAAGAATTACTAATTTCTCTGAACAGTTCACCCACATACTGCTGAGGCCTGTTTGATAAATGAATTGTTAAATTCCTGATGTGTCACAAATGTAACCACAATACTTTTGTATGACAAATTTGActcaaaaataatatattttacttttcaataaaattaaaatttcatacatttaatttcgatttttttctttttacttcatAATTAACTGAAACTTTTTCATTTGTACTAAATTTAATCATATAGCAACAGACACTTATTACGCTTAATTTTCATTGAATTGTATTATGCATGGAAAGCACAGGCTTAGGTTGACTAAAACAATACATATTCAAGTCTAACCCAGCCAGCAGAATGCAGCTGATGGTATAACACTAGGGGCATATGGAGCAAATTCTtgccttattttgttttacttgtttttagtatttttcCAGATACTGCTATCAGCTCCTAAAAGCAAGAAAACCTGCTCTGAACAAGCAAGGCAAAAATAAGACGTTACAGGAAACATGACGTTTATTTCAATGGGTAGAaatgtttgattaaaatgaACCAACATTAGATTTACAAATAATGAAGCAAAAGTTCACTTAATCTGGAATGTCATCAGATGATTAGAAAAAATACACAGAGAAAGTACCGCAGTCAAGTAGAGCCACATTGATGTTGAGCTACAAACTCACAGGAAAACAAAGTAACTCAAGTTTAATTGAGTTTAATTAATTATGCAAATGCTCTTTAAAAGGATGCATCATACAAAATATTCCCAAGTAATTATTATTCCAGCACTGTGTCTGTATTTTCATTACCCCTTCTCACTTGCCTTTACTTGGCCATGAAGAAAATTTATAATTCCCTTCAGTTacagaataaaagaataaagtgCCATTCAATTTTCCTTGAGGTATCAATTAGAGGAGTTCTCAGtaaacaaaaatcacacaaGAGCTGATTAGACGAAGATTAAAAGATGATCAGAAGTGAATGTCTCAAATAAATGATTGCGCATATTTGTCACTCTCGTGTGGGAATGTGGAGAAACATTTTCCGAAACATGCCAGATATCATGAGTGGCATTAAAGAGCACCTTCTCCTAAACTTAAAAATCTAGGGAATCACAACCACCTGATGACCAAGCGTCCCTACTCTGCGACCTTGCTCTCCAGCTGTCAGCCTGACTGCTTGTAGCATGCTTCCTTGTAGGAAGTAGCATTGACAATAGTGAACATGTCCTTCCTGACAAAGGTTAGGAAGTTTTTCAGAGGGCAGAGCAGCTGGCTGATGTGACGCTCGTTAGAACGACAGAAAGCGGTGTGAAATGTCACATCTTCACCATTGTACAGCACTCTGATGAACACTTCCCCATCTTTCGAATTTGATTTTGACCTCTcaccttttcctgctctgttttTCGCCTGGCCTTGTGTTGTATGTGGGCTTTTCCACATTTCAAAGACTATTCTTGCTGCAAAGCGAGGAAACTTGGCCTCCTCTAGTCCCAGGGCGCTAAGCAATGGGGCCATGGTGACATCATGACCTGAAGAAAGGGTGAAGACCTCCTCTCCATTTAGACGAGGCTGTCGACCTGCCTCGGTGGCCTTTGCAACTCGTTCCATCTTGTTAGCAGTTCTGTTAAGGTAGGGGTACATAGCTAGGATGGCGTATTTACGGTAAACTCCAACTCTTCTTCTATCTACCTCATCGTCCAGCTGCTGTTGACGAATTACCGCAAACTGTGCCATGGTCAGGCACCCATCAGCACCGCTATTGCCACTGAGAACACATGGAAAAGAAAGGCTGTGACACAGGTGGCAAAGCAGTGAGTCTATAGGGTTTGCTGCACGGAGCTGGCGAGTGAGAACACCTAAAGTGCGTGCCATCTCTACGTAAGTCCTCTCCAGGTTGGAGTCCGCCACTCTGAGCCGATACTGCCTCCTCTGCTCTTCCTCCAAGTATCTGTTCCTGGCAGGGCACTCGCACGCTGAGCCACAGAACAATGTGCTCCACTGATGGCGCACTGTCACTTTAGTCCAATCAAAATTGGGGAGGAAGCCGTAGAGAAAGGCCATTCCGCTTTGGAGGGTTCGGCTTTTCCCTGTACTCTCCATCCAAACCTGACGAGGTGACCAATCAGAGGGGAGCAGACTGTGATGCTTGTACGCATGATGGAGGAGCTGCCCGTTGCGAAGGTGCTGCACAACACCTGTTAGACAAAGGAAAGACAAAGGCCTGATTTAATGTTTACTTGATTCCAATTAATGTATTTAAGGAGAAAAGACTTCTACAGCATAACAAACGACATTTAATTGTGAGCATCAGCATAGAAGGAACCAACACATTTGGCAAAGATTTTAAACTACCTGGTGTCAATACCTGTCTGTGTGAGTTCTCCCATCTCGCAGACACTGTGGTTGGGGAGACGTGAAATGGAACCCAGCGGTGACTCCCAGTGGCCACGGGTCCCCTGGTCCATGTGATTAATAAAGGGGTTCAGCAGAGGGTGGGAAGGCTGTCTGAGAAAGGGAAAGAATAAAATGGGATCAAACATGATTACTATTGTCACTGTAATTATTAATTATCAATTGCATCTATGGTGACttctatattatttaatataggAGTTCTGCTGGGTGTTTTACTGCAGTATTGTTGCATTAAAATCATTAGTGTGTGCCAACACTTAGCTATACGAGATCACAGATTACTATACTCTCCTCGACTCTTCTTTAATTGTGGTTGTCAGATTATATAATTAGGTAGAAAAAAGCTTTTTGCAGTATCTAACTAAATCTGAACTAACTATACATCAGTAGACCAGTTACagtcaaatgatgatttcatgttATCCAACTTGACCCAGTGTGCCAGTATAAACTGCCACAttcttaaatcatgaattaataactgtaattaaCCAAATTGTTGACTCCTTTTTGCTAGCCACACCCATGCCATAATTATAGGCAGAGCTGTAGAATCGATAAATTACTTAAATTGAAACCCATCTAACAAAATAAAGCAGGTTAACAGATCTCAAAGAGCAACATATCATCTAAAGATATTCATGAATAGATGAGGAGAAAGTCTTCATCTAGGTCAGGGACAGTTCCAAGGTGAAAACCACTGCAGGCCAAAAGGAACACCCAAGACTGTCTCCCATTTcccaaaaaaacatctgtatGATCCCCAAGACTCTTGGGAAAATAATCTGGGGACTGACGAGTCAAAATTGGAACATTTTAGAAGATGCACTTTCCGTAATGTCTACGACAAAACTAACAgcattacaaaaagaaaacatggtggtagtatTGTGATAGCCTGGGTCTGCTTTGCTGCTTACGAACAATTTGCTGGAATTGATGAAATTATTAATTACCCTCAGAAAATGTTGAAGGACAATGTCTGACAAGTTCACATCTAAATAGCTAAAagaattttaaagaaatttgaataaataattttttgaagTTGCCTACTTAAAGTCCCGACTTGGATCCAATTAGGATGCTGTGACATTACCCTAAACACGCCATTCATGCTCGAAAAGCTAAATTAAAATTATTCTGCAAGGAAGAGTGGACCAAAATTCCTCAACAGTAATCTTAAAATATTAGATGCTGCTGTCAAGGGTACCATGATAATTTATTTGGTTTAGGGGGCAATTCCTTTTCGCACTGGTTGATTTGGATAacttttttctcaaaataaatacgattatcatttaaaaacggtgctgtatttactcaggttatctttgatattaaaatccAATGATCTTTATTATATTTGTCTCGTTCAAACTTACTAATCAAAAACGTATTAAGCTTTCTTGGTGTTGAAAAGTaggtaatttaattaaataaaataagtaagAATTTCAATAGTTAAATAATTACTTgcaataataaatacaaaacaacatattttaagtataaggaaaaaatatatatatttaaatgataAGAAGGTGGAAACATAAAGCCACTTCCTGTATCTACCAGCAGGTGTCTCTTTAACACAAGAATGTGTTGGAGAGATGTGTGGGAGAAACAAATCTAAAGATGGAGATACAAAAAGATGTTTACTATCATGTGGCCCCAGCCgacaaattcaaataaatacacacacacacacacacacacataaatccCAAACTACACACACTATCATCCAGGAATGAGGTAGGAAAGAAGAGCAGTCGGTGATCTAGTAGATTAAAGAGGATTGAAGATTAGAGATTAATATAAAAGAATCTGTGGGAGTCGCAGCTCAGCTAGACCAGATTAAGGATGGGTGCACGCACAGTTTCCATAGTGATCAGAGGGATTCAGGAACAAGCCACAAAAATAGATCAAATAAAACCCTTCCATCAAGCCTGACCTTGCAGAATAAAGCCTAATCTGGCATTTACAGCCACCTGCTACATCAAAAAGGACAAAGCAAGCTTTTTTCTGCTGTCAGTTCACGCCAGTCATCATGTAACAACTCTGCAGTTTTTGCATCATGATACTCTTACTCACTTGCACTATAATACAAACAATGCAGAGCCAAGAGATGTACTGAAATGAATGCAACCCACCATTACGACTTTCTGCTCCGTCAGCAGCAGAACAGACATGGTTTGAGGAGAATCCAACAATTCAGATTTAATTGGCTGCAATAGGAGACTGAATGTCAGAGGATGGAGACACCAGTGTGGACAAAAAGCCTCTATTAGGTTCATTGTTGTCAGCTAAAGATTAGAGAGCCCAATTACATTAAGCAGGGATTATTATCACTGGATAGGACAGGGATAGATtagtgaagaggaaggaagggaggaatGTGCAGATGAAAAAAGGCAGTGATATGAATGATGGGATTAACAgagaaaatctgtgttgaaaaaaaaaacagaagaatgaaAGAGGATAGAATACATGTAGTgaatttaaaagacaaaaaccttGAGAAACACTGTGTTGGAAAAGAGGAGCAGGAAAGAGAGGATATGCACCCTGCAGCTTGAAAGAGCTCAGTTAACCGCAGACGGAGACAGTGGGTCGGCAAGCTGGTGCCAGAGcattcaaacacacactcatCTGTTCTCTCTCTGAGGATCTCTCAGAGAGCATATGCCACTTTGGATCCCTTTAATCACAGTTTGGtcaaagaaaacagaaggaaCAACCTAAATCACCAatttgaaacacacacacacaaacacacacacacactactcaTTGCATCAGGATTAGTCGACTTCACTGTGATGGAGCAGTAATTTCAATCTCTCACAGCTCCACCTCTCTACATCTGTGTTTGTGGTGAAGCTTATGGTTAAAAGCCCACAGGGATACGTTTGGAGGAGGCAGGACCCTCCACCCTCGTTTTTCCCCTAAGCCTCTAGTCTTCAGATGAATTTACAGtggtttgtaaaagtattcataccccttgaacttttccacatattgtcacattacaatcacaagcataaatatattttattagaatttgatgtgaaagaccaacacagagtaatATAAAATTGTGAAGtcaaaagaaaatatgattttattttcacaaataaaaaactgaaaggggcattgtgcaaaagtattcagcccccttgagtcaatactttgtggaagcaccttttgctgcaattaaagctgcaagtctttcaATGTATATCTCtatttatccctgacctgtcttgtGTGTTCCTTAGACTTCGTGATGGTATTTGCTCccaaatattctcttaaccaacatctgaggccgtcacagagcagctatatttgtactgagattagattacacacaggtggactctatttagtcattagcaatcatcaggcagcttctgaaggcaatttgttgcactcagagtaaagggggctgaatacttttgcataccacacttttcagtcttttatttgtaaaaaaaaaattttaaatcgTGTATAATTATCggtccacttcacaattgtataccactttgtgttggtctttcacataaaattacaatacaatatatttatgtttgtggttgtatgaAATTAAAGTTAACACTTAGATTTCATTAGAAGTGTAAATATCACAGTAGCTGCTATTCcagagattttattttcctcccGACGTTTTTCCCGTATTGTACAGGATATAAACCTTTCATAAATATCAGGAATGAGGCTACAGACACATAAAAACCCTGAATACACTTTTGGATATTACCTGTGCAAAGATTCATGCACCTGAGGTAAACTAAAGCAAAGTTACAGAGCTTTTAGTAAAAACACACGTAGGCATTTTGCGTATTGGCACAGTATAGCACATGTTGGCACCATTTACAAAAATGGTGTTTTTACtagcaaaaccttttttttacatgtctaaAATGGTTCATTGTGACattctttatttaaattgcAGATTTTCATTTTCCATTGTTAGTAAATGACTGAGAAACTGCTCTCTTTTGCTCCAACTGCTGCATGTTCCATGACAGGCAGCTTTACGCAGAGCAATAACTGAGTTTTTTGGACCGAATTGCACAACGACCCCTCCTTTTAATCTTTAGAGCCAATAGAATCAGATTATACTAAACACATTGACATCAATCCCACCAACCGCCAGCTGTAAAAAGATGAAGACCAGTGACGCAGACTGAGTGACTGGTACGTTTTTCCAATCAAATCTACATATCCGCATTCGGTAAGTAGGACATGTGCGACATCTGCTTGGAAAGCACACTGGGAGCTGTTTGTGTGTGAAACTGCGGCGAGGGCAGCTGAGACCAAGATTTGCAGCGACTGAATTCTGTAGAGTTTGATTACTTTATGATTCAATTGCttttagttttaactgtgtttaaTGTTTGTAGATGtggtttatatcagcttttagctAAGAGTCTTACTTTCTAAAAGGACATCACACGTGTCTATGTTTACCTAAGGAAACAGAGCAATGAACGTAGAAAAAAGAAAGTGCAAAACCTCCCCCGGGTTCCGGTTTTACGTCAGCTTtgaatataaacaagtgaagaTGAGGAACTTCTCACCCACTAGGACCAGCATTACTATTTGAAACACTTTTGTCCAGTGACTGAAAAAACTGGAAACTTTGCTTTAAGGGAAGCAACAACTAAGGCTGAGGGAAGAGGACGCAGCATGAGTTAGTCCATGGCTCTGGCAGACAGCTCCAGCAGATTCTCCAGCCAGAACCCTGAGAAGACCAGAAGTGTTGTTTGTAAAGAAGTTtcttagaaaataaaacagattgttCAACtgtggtttttaatttttatttctcatcCAGTTAGAAGAACACCTCTGCTGAAATCCACAGATTTCTTGGCATGGTCTAACTGATGATAATTAGCTCCAATAGAAAATCAGCTTTCTGACTGTCTGAGCCAAGGGAGCAACATATTGGTAACCTCTATTTTGACTTCAATTCTACCCACATCTTGTGTAGTATTAGCTTGAAATATGGCCAAACATGTTGTGAAAAACTAACTAGAATGAGTTCTGTGGCATATTGATGTCCTCAGAATAACATTACTGTAGAGCAGTTAAACCTTCACGAGTGCAACACAGACTAAATATATATGTAGAAAAATgagactttcagctgcttcgTTTCACTGCGTCTATTTTGTTCAACCACTTCCTAGCAAAAAAATTAAGTATTCTGACTCCATTGTTAGTAACAATGTAAGTGCTGATGCCAGTGTCCATCATAGcaacaatgctggtcagaaacGGAGCAGAATTTACGTCTACCGCAATCTTGCCAGAATTTCAGCTGTGTGAATAATAATTTCTGCTACAAGTGGTCATTCACTACGCTGGTGAATTACATGCGGAGCAGGCTCGCCACAGAGTGCTTTTAAATGCCTCGGCCAGATGCTAGTTTGTTACTTCTCTCAAATCAGATTTTCCTGACCTCCTCCTCACTGAACAGATAAATCTCAACCTTATGAACTCATATTCTAACTGGGGATTTCTCTACCCCTACTTTTGCCTTGGTTGGCCACTGCGATATGAATTGATGCCGAAGATCAGTGTTCTGTGCATAACGTCATCACTTTCAGGTGCCTTGTCTATACCTATTTCTTGACaggaacatgaataaaacagccATGAGCTACAAGCCCAAAggcaaattaaaaagaaaagtaaaactgatatatgagatttaaaaaggcaaaaaaggGGCCAGAAGCCGCTGATCAAGCTACTGTTTTACTGATAGCCACTAATTGTGAGCACATCTACTAGATCACAGGATTTAGCCATGAAGTGCGGGCTGTAGATAGGAAGTTTGGTAAGGACTAAATggaagaaataatatattttaataggTTGGATTTAAAAGGGGTTTAGTTATCTTTTGCCATGACTGTACATTTAGTTTTGAAACATAATAGTTATCTAGATAAAGATGACTTGGTGTAATTGATGCAGCAATTGGAAACATAACTCATGATATATGTGGCACTTGTGCCTCAGCACACAAgaacataaaatatgaaatgaGAAAAGATGACCAGTGTCACCTGAATTTAAGTGTCTGTTCAAGCACTGCAGGTCACCACAATCCAACAGATCCAAACCTGAAAGTGTAGCAGTTAAAGCAGCTTGTAGAGTTTCTCATATCAGGAAACCCACATAGCTTTACTCCTTAATTTGAGAAATAGTGGCTATAACAACTCCACAGTGTAAGTGACTCAAGCTTTAGCTTTTTGTACACCAAAGCAAGCAGCCTAACCTCCATAGTTAGAGGCTTGGGCTCTGCATGTCTCATGATGGGGTTTGAGAACGAATGTGGTATTTTAGATCCAAGGATGTCTTTGTACAATACTCTGAAGTGAGGTCACAGTGCTCTCtcttgtttttgattttctctGGCTGAAACTTGTTCTATCAGACATCCAGTCTCCTGCGTTATTAAACAACGGATGCAAAGATAAAATGTGTTTACTCCCTGTCTGATTTCAGCTATATTCTCAGCTGCAGAAGCTTAAATTAAAGACTGATGTCTATTTATGTGGCTTTCTTGACAAATGCACAAAATACAGCTTAGAGTTTTTCCAGGTTTATCCTATTTTCCCCCAGAAGTGTTTTTAACTGGCTTTTGACAACCTCCAGTTCAGAGCTGAAGGAATCAGAAAAACAGAAGTGAATGCAGGTTGCAATGTTCCAGCCTGCAGCTCCACAGATTAAAATGCCCTTGTGCTCTGTCCAGATGTGCTGCAGTGAAAGCTTTGTGTAAAATTAAGTCGCAGGCTAAATCTGAGCTCAGGTACATGGTGTAAAAAGAGGATTTGTCCCAGACAATCCGATGACCATATGGTGCCATTTTCTGGATTTGGTTTCTCTCGTCTATATTATATTCTTTTTAGATTATAACATGGCTGCTCGCATGCAGGGTTTGCTTTACTTGAAGGGAATGTATTCACACtcaaatacaaagcaaagccaGCTTTTAAAAAGTGCTAATCATAAAGTCTTATCTGACCCTCTTCAACAAGCAGTGTGTGGGAGCTGCAGATATAAACGAGAGTAGAGTTCAATGAGTGGAAGGAGATAACAGTATTTAATTTAAGCCGTTTTGCTACTTCCACCCAGTCTCTCTTTCCGGGAGGCACAAAGCATGCCTCATTGGCTACACAATGATGCTGACATCTTTGTGagcatttgtttgtgtttgtccatCTGCACCACAGCACAGATGTGCCAACCCGTACCAACCCGTTACTGCTGACACATGCAATAAGGCTGAGAAGCCAAGCAGCTGTCAACAGTGTTGTGAGCAGAAAACCCGTTTAAGCAACATTCAGGTCCTGATTTCAACTAAAATTCCCTGGAGCTTTTTGAGGCACAACGGCCTTATCACTCCTTGACAGCGGTTTTCAGAGCAGAATATAAAAACTCCCGACAGATATTTGTGTCTCACTCTATGCTACTTTCAGCTAAATAATTACATTACAAAAACAGAGCTAATTTTACCCATctgaagcaaacaaaaaaatctctgTCACTTTATTTGGGTCGACATCAGCTTCGTAGCAGACTCAGACATGACCAGCGTCCTTTGCTGTGGCAGCATATTTGACTCTGTCGAATCCCAGAGAGTCCACATCTACCGATAAGTGCCTGATTATGCATTTGTTGTGCTTTACAGGCACAACAAGGACATTTTCTGGctgaaaaaattacaataatctAAACACATGCCTGGTGCTAATTTAAATAGTATAATAACTGTGTAATAAGTGATACAACTCCTAGAAAAAgaattcacaccccttgaactttccatgctctgtcatgttaca
This genomic window from Girardinichthys multiradiatus isolate DD_20200921_A chromosome 18, DD_fGirMul_XY1, whole genome shotgun sequence contains:
- the pxylp1 gene encoding 2-phosphoxylose phosphatase 1 isoform X3 translates to MLDEQPVQAVDGGFRAFQGKSRKRVFPVHHTQEPDPIFEAYSYCNTPNHTEQAWEGHSPADYKLLSVHVMIRHGDRYPLYSIPKTKRPSIDCTLSASRQPSHPLLNPFINHMDQGTRGHWESPLGSISRLPNHSVCEMGELTQTGVVQHLRNGQLLHHAYKHHSLLPSDWSPRQVWMESTGKSRTLQSGMAFLYGFLPNFDWTKVTVRHQWSTLFCGSACECPARNRYLEEEQRRQYRLRVADSNLERTYVEMARTLGVLTRQLRAANPIDSLLCHLCHSLSFPCVLSGNSGADGCLTMAQFAVIRQQQLDDEVDRRRVGVYRKYAILAMYPYLNRTANKMERVAKATEAGRQPRLNGEEVFTLSSGHDVTMAPLLSALGLEEAKFPRFAARIVFEMWKSPHTTQGQAKNRAGKGERSKSNSKDGEVFIRVLYNGEDVTFHTAFCRSNERHISQLLCPLKNFLTFVRKDMFTIVNATSYKEACYKQSG
- the pxylp1 gene encoding 2-phosphoxylose phosphatase 1 isoform X2, translating into MVSSVIGRFVFFFLVSVNLISTTPMLDEQPVQAVDGGFRAFQGKSRKRVFPVHHTQEPDPIFEAYSYCNTPNHTEQAWEGHSPADYKLLSVHVMIRHGDRYPLYSIPKTKRPSIDCTLSASRQPSHPLLNPFINHMDQGTRGHWESPLGSISRLPNHSVCEMGELTQTGVVQHLRNGQLLHHAYKHHSLLPSDWSPRQVWMESTGKSRTLQSGMAFLYGFLPNFDWTKVTVRHQWSTLFCGSACECPARNRYLEEEQRRQYRLRVADSNLERTYVEMARTLGVLTRQLRAANPIDSLLCHLCHSLSFPCVLSGNSGADGCLTMAQFAVIRQQQLDDEVDRRRVGVYRKYAILAMYPYLNRTANKMERVAKATEAGRQPRLNGEEVFTLSSGHDVTMAPLLSALGLEEAKFPRFAARIVFEMWKSPHTTQGQAKNRAGKGERSKSNSKDGEVFIRVLYNGEDVTFHTAFCRSNERHISQLLCPLKNFLTFVRKDMFTIVNATSYKEACYKQSG
- the pxylp1 gene encoding 2-phosphoxylose phosphatase 1 isoform X1; translation: MLARNRFLLLVVVGGAALAVLSFSLQFLNLISTTPMLDEQPVQAVDGGFRAFQGKSRKRVFPVHHTQEPDPIFEAYSYCNTPNHTEQAWEGHSPADYKLLSVHVMIRHGDRYPLYSIPKTKRPSIDCTLSASRQPSHPLLNPFINHMDQGTRGHWESPLGSISRLPNHSVCEMGELTQTGVVQHLRNGQLLHHAYKHHSLLPSDWSPRQVWMESTGKSRTLQSGMAFLYGFLPNFDWTKVTVRHQWSTLFCGSACECPARNRYLEEEQRRQYRLRVADSNLERTYVEMARTLGVLTRQLRAANPIDSLLCHLCHSLSFPCVLSGNSGADGCLTMAQFAVIRQQQLDDEVDRRRVGVYRKYAILAMYPYLNRTANKMERVAKATEAGRQPRLNGEEVFTLSSGHDVTMAPLLSALGLEEAKFPRFAARIVFEMWKSPHTTQGQAKNRAGKGERSKSNSKDGEVFIRVLYNGEDVTFHTAFCRSNERHISQLLCPLKNFLTFVRKDMFTIVNATSYKEACYKQSG